One genomic region from Muriicola soli encodes:
- a CDS encoding CPBP family intramembrane glutamic endopeptidase — protein sequence MYIEQGYEGEYKQWKFWILPLGFIALMVFNYISVLYSPVSVEVMMADMIEKLGSNLVLILLLFPLALGLFFVLGWVKLVQSQSIRALTTSRKKVDWKRIWFAFLLWGGITVGLTLIDVWFSPENFEFNFQLIPFLKLALIGVLLIPLQTSFEEYMFRGHMMQGIGLLVKNRWFPLLFTSLLFGLMHLGNPEVDTLGPGVMIFYIGTGLFLGIITLMDEGLELALGFHAANNLFGALLVTADWTAFQTNSIYRDVSEPVLGWDILVPVFVVFPLLLYYFSRKYGWKNWKERLAGKVHTKEEFEENYSHAKSV from the coding sequence ATGTATATAGAACAAGGATATGAAGGAGAATACAAGCAATGGAAATTCTGGATTTTACCCTTAGGCTTTATTGCCCTGATGGTCTTTAATTACATTTCTGTACTTTATTCCCCGGTCAGCGTAGAAGTTATGATGGCCGATATGATCGAAAAACTGGGCTCTAATCTAGTTCTGATTTTACTTCTTTTCCCATTAGCCCTCGGCCTTTTCTTTGTACTTGGGTGGGTAAAACTGGTGCAATCCCAGTCAATCAGGGCGCTTACAACATCAAGGAAAAAAGTGGACTGGAAAAGGATTTGGTTTGCCTTTTTGCTCTGGGGTGGTATAACTGTGGGCTTAACCCTGATTGATGTATGGTTTTCTCCCGAGAATTTCGAGTTCAATTTTCAACTCATACCTTTTTTAAAACTAGCATTGATTGGAGTACTGCTTATCCCCCTGCAGACGAGTTTTGAAGAGTATATGTTCCGCGGTCATATGATGCAGGGCATCGGCCTGCTGGTTAAAAACAGATGGTTTCCATTATTATTTACTTCCTTGCTCTTCGGTCTGATGCACCTGGGGAATCCGGAAGTGGACACCCTTGGCCCAGGAGTGATGATCTTCTACATCGGTACCGGGCTATTTCTGGGAATAATTACCCTTATGGATGAAGGTTTAGAGCTGGCTTTGGGGTTTCACGCAGCCAATAACCTCTTTGGAGCGCTATTGGTAACCGCCGACTGGACTGCGTTTCAGACGAATTCCATTTACAGGGATGTATCTGAGCCTGTTCTGGGATGGGATATTCTGGTTCCCGTATTTGTAGTTTTCCCATTATTACTTTACTATTTTTCCAGAAAATACGGATGGAAGAACTGGAAGGAGCGATTGGCAGGAAAGGTACATACGAAAGAAGAATTTGAAGAAAATTACTCACATGCAAAATCAGTTTAA
- a CDS encoding SPOR domain-containing protein, translating to MPFIEESDLLELHKDIDKAQIINERLLDQIKYKNKELKRSKIQRNIFAGVTVLFLIASLAITSFTAGLSTSSSQVAENSFSVPLDSLQSFKDRIDNLKKENEELSLVKEFYLAKNFLEKETIYSVQIKSFVDNNLTLSSQSLNNTLFVKTNPFYSYSLGNFETLDEAQKFRKQLVNLGFEDAFVASYKEGKRLKIEPAN from the coding sequence ATGCCATTTATAGAGGAAAGCGACCTGCTGGAATTACACAAAGATATCGACAAGGCTCAAATTATTAATGAGCGACTTTTAGATCAGATCAAATACAAGAATAAAGAGCTGAAACGCAGTAAGATACAGCGAAATATCTTTGCGGGAGTAACGGTATTATTCCTTATTGCTTCCCTTGCTATTACCTCTTTTACAGCCGGCTTGAGTACCTCCAGTTCCCAGGTAGCTGAAAATAGTTTTTCTGTACCTCTAGACAGTCTGCAGAGTTTTAAAGACAGAATTGATAATCTCAAAAAAGAAAACGAAGAATTAAGTCTGGTGAAGGAGTTTTATCTGGCTAAAAATTTCCTTGAAAAAGAGACCATATATTCGGTTCAGATTAAATCCTTTGTCGATAATAACCTCACATTGTCTTCTCAGTCTTTAAATAATACCTTGTTTGTAAAAACTAATCCTTTTTATTCCTATTCGCTCGGGAATTTTGAAACCCTTGATGAAGCGCAGAAGTTCAGGAAACAACTTGTAAATCTTGGCTTTGAAGATGCTTTTGTGGCTTCTTACAAAGAAGGTAAGCGACTCAAGATAGAACCCGCCAATTAA
- a CDS encoding AMP-binding protein — protein sequence MQNQFKETHPSFRFQGVHYTYHDLNDMAYSLIKEGEKEERLIGDFLMDWVSPKDHVFLKTSGTTGRAKSISVSKQAMVNSALNTGEYFGIGANQTALLCLSGTHIAAKMILVRAMVLGLSLDTVDPTSSPLSAINKTYDLCAMVPLQLEKSIKHLSRVKTLLVGGAPLSSELREKLQSSSSKIFETYGMTETCSHIAVRAVNGSEAEFNEQLVNPFKTLPGITVSTDSRNCLVINAPDLDVDSLVTNDLVELISENEFRWLGRWDNIINSGGVKLIPETIENKLNPIIESRFTVLGKPDKKLGEKLVLVVEGEGDAAQILNKITDLDSLDQYEMPKEVHFIPKFELTKSGKLDRKILKEQFLT from the coding sequence ATGCAAAATCAGTTTAAAGAAACACATCCTTCTTTTAGATTCCAAGGAGTACATTACACATATCACGACTTAAATGACATGGCCTACAGCCTTATCAAAGAAGGTGAAAAAGAAGAACGACTCATAGGTGATTTTTTAATGGACTGGGTATCCCCAAAGGACCATGTCTTTTTGAAAACTTCGGGAACAACCGGAAGAGCAAAATCCATTAGTGTCTCAAAGCAAGCCATGGTGAACTCCGCATTAAATACGGGAGAGTACTTTGGTATAGGAGCAAACCAGACTGCCTTATTATGTCTATCAGGCACTCATATTGCGGCGAAAATGATACTTGTCAGGGCCATGGTGCTCGGGTTGTCCCTTGATACTGTAGACCCTACCTCATCCCCGTTGAGCGCAATAAATAAGACTTATGACCTCTGTGCAATGGTTCCTTTACAGTTGGAGAAGTCCATTAAACATCTATCGAGGGTAAAAACATTGTTGGTTGGAGGAGCGCCGCTTTCTTCGGAATTGAGGGAAAAACTACAAAGCAGCTCATCCAAAATTTTTGAAACCTATGGAATGACGGAGACCTGTTCTCATATTGCCGTTAGGGCGGTCAATGGAAGTGAGGCGGAATTTAATGAGCAGCTGGTTAATCCTTTTAAAACCCTGCCCGGGATTACAGTTTCTACAGATTCCCGGAATTGTCTCGTGATTAATGCTCCTGATTTGGATGTAGACTCCCTGGTGACCAATGATCTGGTTGAACTCATATCGGAAAACGAATTTAGATGGCTCGGCCGTTGGGACAATATCATTAATTCCGGCGGGGTAAAACTCATTCCTGAAACCATAGAAAACAAATTAAACCCCATCATAGAATCTCGGTTTACTGTTCTGGGCAAGCCTGACAAAAAGCTGGGTGAAAAGTTGGTTCTTGTAGTAGAAGGAGAGGGGGATGCAGCTCAAATACTAAATAAAATAACGGATCTGGACAGCCTAGACCAATACGAAATGCCTAAGGAGGTACACTTTATTCCTAAATTTGAGCTCACGAAGAGCGGAAAACTCGATCGCAAAATACTCAAGGAGCAATTTCTGACTTAA
- the menA gene encoding 1,4-dihydroxy-2-naphthoate octaprenyltransferase, whose product MKTKAWLSAVRLRTLPLSVSGILVGCGMAAIYGQSDRIVFILALVSTLGLQIISNLANDYGDGVKGTDNDERIGPKRALQSGSLSRKELRTGIRLSVVITLIFIGLLLYAAFEGYPAFILLFSVLGITAVWAAIKYTVGDSAYGYKGLGDLFVFCFFGLLSVLGSLFLFTKELGWTDLLPAVTVGLLSTAVLNLNNMRDFISDSRVGKNTLVVKLGIPRAKAYHFFLLLVSLLCMLYYLIWVDAEWYQFLCLIVFIPLTIHALRVRQIKSPVDFDPELKKVALSTFFMALLFYLGFNIFL is encoded by the coding sequence TTGAAAACAAAAGCCTGGTTAAGTGCAGTTCGATTGAGAACGCTGCCCTTATCGGTGTCCGGCATTTTGGTTGGATGCGGGATGGCTGCCATTTACGGTCAGTCTGATAGAATCGTCTTTATCCTTGCATTAGTATCCACTCTTGGGTTACAAATTATATCTAATCTCGCCAATGATTATGGTGACGGGGTGAAAGGCACCGACAATGACGAACGGATAGGACCGAAACGGGCTTTGCAGAGTGGTTCGTTGTCCCGGAAAGAACTCAGAACAGGAATACGTCTCTCCGTAGTAATCACCCTTATCTTTATTGGCCTGCTTCTTTACGCCGCTTTTGAAGGCTATCCTGCATTCATTCTTTTATTCTCTGTCCTGGGAATTACAGCAGTTTGGGCGGCCATTAAATATACCGTAGGGGATTCGGCATACGGGTACAAAGGTCTTGGGGATTTATTTGTCTTTTGTTTTTTTGGCTTGCTGAGTGTTCTGGGATCACTTTTTTTATTTACAAAAGAACTTGGATGGACCGATTTGCTGCCCGCCGTAACCGTCGGTTTGTTGAGTACCGCGGTTTTGAATCTGAATAATATGAGAGACTTTATCTCCGATTCGAGGGTAGGAAAAAACACCTTGGTGGTAAAACTGGGAATTCCCCGGGCCAAAGCATATCATTTCTTTTTATTGCTCGTTTCACTGCTATGTATGCTTTACTATTTAATTTGGGTTGATGCAGAATGGTATCAGTTCTTATGCCTGATTGTCTTTATCCCATTAACAATACACGCCCTAAGGGTTCGACAAATTAAGTCCCCGGTCGACTTTGATCCGGAACTTAAAAAAGTGGCTTTGAGTACCTTTTTCATGGCCTTACTCTTTTATCTTGGGTTTAATATTTTTTTGTAA
- a CDS encoding M24 family metallopeptidase produces the protein MVSYLNRFNFFPFKYCLILCFLWAITPGFSQHILPEEDRARVVDEILSTRFNTLLPQLMDKTGFDMWILISREYNEDPVLRTMLPATWLNARRRTILVFYRDTAKNTIEKLAVARYNVGKNIDSAWDKEEQPNQWKRLMEIIEEKNPSKIGLNYSRDHNIADGLDKTDYDEFMGYLPSRYHKRVGSAEQLAVRWIETRTEREMVIFSQLVSITHEIIKEAFSEKVITPGITTTSEVEWWMRQKVTDLGLETWFHPTVDIQRTNETLVSHLYSFSGRPDDMVILPGDLLHCDFGITYLRLNTDCQELAYVLKPDETTPPKFLVEALKKGNRVQDHLTENMKEGMTGNQILAKALAAGRAEGLRPAIYTHPLGMYGHSAGTTIGMWDAQGGVMKDDGDNYPLNPNTVYAIELNTTVNIPQWKRDIRIMLEEAGFFGPEGFRYVNGRQTDLLLIPRPMPHQGQ, from the coding sequence ATGGTTTCATACTTAAATCGTTTTAATTTTTTTCCATTTAAATATTGTTTAATTCTCTGCTTCCTTTGGGCAATTACCCCTGGGTTTTCCCAGCATATCCTGCCTGAGGAGGATCGCGCCCGGGTAGTTGATGAAATCCTTTCTACGCGTTTTAACACCCTTCTTCCCCAGCTAATGGACAAGACCGGTTTCGATATGTGGATACTTATTTCCCGCGAGTACAATGAGGATCCTGTACTTCGGACCATGCTGCCAGCCACCTGGCTCAATGCCAGACGCAGAACCATACTGGTGTTCTATAGGGATACGGCTAAAAATACCATTGAAAAGCTCGCTGTTGCGCGTTATAATGTCGGCAAAAATATTGATTCGGCCTGGGATAAGGAAGAACAGCCCAATCAGTGGAAACGCCTTATGGAAATCATCGAAGAAAAAAATCCATCCAAAATCGGACTCAATTATTCCAGGGACCACAATATTGCAGACGGACTCGACAAGACAGATTATGACGAGTTTATGGGATACCTCCCTTCCCGTTATCATAAAAGAGTGGGCTCGGCAGAGCAACTCGCCGTGCGATGGATAGAAACCCGCACAGAACGCGAAATGGTCATTTTTTCTCAGTTGGTCAGCATAACCCATGAAATTATCAAGGAAGCATTTTCAGAAAAGGTAATCACTCCCGGGATTACCACTACCTCAGAGGTGGAGTGGTGGATGCGGCAGAAAGTTACGGATCTGGGCCTTGAGACCTGGTTTCATCCTACAGTAGACATACAACGGACAAATGAAACTCTGGTGAGTCATTTGTATTCATTTTCGGGCAGGCCCGATGATATGGTCATCCTGCCCGGCGATTTATTGCATTGCGATTTTGGGATCACCTACCTCAGGCTTAATACCGACTGTCAGGAATTGGCTTATGTCCTCAAGCCAGATGAGACCACCCCGCCCAAATTCCTTGTTGAGGCTTTAAAAAAAGGAAACAGAGTTCAGGATCATCTTACCGAAAATATGAAAGAGGGGATGACAGGGAATCAGATCCTGGCTAAAGCCCTGGCGGCAGGCAGGGCAGAAGGGCTTCGCCCAGCAATATATACTCATCCTTTAGGCATGTACGGTCATTCTGCAGGAACAACCATTGGGATGTGGGATGCCCAGGGTGGAGTGATGAAAGATGACGGGGATAACTACCCCCTCAATCCTAACACGGTTTATGCCATTGAGCTCAATACCACTGTGAATATTCCGCAGTGGAAACGCGATATCCGTATCATGCTGGAAGAAGCAGGGTTTTTTGGCCCTGAAGGGTTCAGATATGTGAATGGCAGACAAACCGATTTACTTCTAATACCAAGGCCAATGCCCCACCAAGGTCAATGA
- a CDS encoding metal-dependent hydrolase, producing the protein MEITFLGHASLTVKLDDHTLLVDPFITGNPMINDAVKLKDLNPDFILLTHAHQDHVLDVEAIAKQANSKIVSNYEIAMHFQEKGFEVHPMNHGGSWSFPFGKLKYVNAVHTSSFADGTYGGQPGGFILSASGKTIYVAGDTALTMDMKLIPEEFNLDLAILPIGDNFTMGVDDAIRASEFVKCDSVMGYHYDTFGYIEIDHKQAKDSFKKAGKKLHLLAIGESLSI; encoded by the coding sequence ATGGAAATCACCTTCCTGGGGCACGCTTCCCTTACCGTAAAACTTGATGATCACACCCTTTTGGTAGATCCCTTTATCACAGGGAATCCCATGATAAATGACGCAGTTAAACTAAAGGATTTGAATCCTGATTTTATCCTGCTCACTCATGCCCATCAGGACCATGTCCTGGATGTTGAAGCAATTGCAAAACAAGCCAATTCGAAGATTGTCAGCAATTACGAAATTGCCATGCACTTCCAGGAAAAAGGTTTTGAAGTTCATCCCATGAATCACGGAGGTAGCTGGTCATTCCCTTTTGGTAAGTTGAAATACGTAAATGCTGTGCACACCTCCTCCTTTGCCGACGGCACCTATGGCGGACAACCGGGGGGATTTATTCTTAGTGCTTCCGGAAAGACTATTTATGTCGCCGGCGATACTGCACTGACCATGGATATGAAGCTCATCCCTGAAGAGTTCAATTTAGACCTGGCCATCCTTCCTATTGGTGACAACTTCACTATGGGCGTTGATGATGCGATCCGTGCTTCCGAATTCGTCAAATGCGATTCCGTAATGGGCTATCATTACGATACCTTCGGCTATATTGAAATTGACCATAAACAGGCCAAAGATTCATTTAAAAAGGCAGGCAAGAAACTACATCTTTTGGCGATAGGGGAATCACTCTCCATCTGA
- a CDS encoding LytR/AlgR family response regulator transcription factor: protein MEQPIKILIVEDNVIIADDMQSMLEEIGYEIVDNVIVYEQAEEVLKNNHVDLVLIDIILASDKTGIDLGKHIREKYNIPFIFVTSNSDRATVENAKTVKPNGYLVKPFEQQDLYTSIEIALSNFDYSEKGRGDSPSEDTTEKVVSNSVLKDSIFVKKQHLYYRIQFEDIQFIKADNVYLEVNTVDKKFLVRSPLKDYLEKLPKNKFYRAHKSYIVNVDHIDAINSKDIMINNTLIPISKDFKEFIISAMNS, encoded by the coding sequence TTGGAACAACCCATAAAGATCCTTATTGTAGAAGATAATGTGATCATTGCAGACGATATGCAGTCTATGCTTGAAGAAATAGGCTATGAGATCGTCGATAACGTCATTGTTTATGAACAGGCCGAAGAGGTCTTAAAAAATAACCACGTAGACCTGGTTCTGATCGATATCATCCTTGCTTCAGATAAGACCGGAATCGATCTCGGAAAACACATCCGTGAGAAATACAACATCCCGTTTATTTTCGTAACCTCTAACTCGGATAGGGCAACAGTAGAAAATGCAAAGACCGTGAAACCTAACGGTTACCTGGTGAAACCTTTTGAGCAGCAGGACCTCTATACCTCCATAGAAATTGCCCTTTCTAACTTTGACTATTCTGAAAAAGGAAGAGGGGATTCGCCTTCTGAAGATACCACTGAAAAAGTGGTTTCTAATTCGGTTCTTAAAGACTCTATCTTTGTAAAAAAGCAACACCTTTACTACCGGATTCAATTTGAAGACATTCAATTCATCAAAGCAGACAATGTTTACCTCGAAGTAAACACCGTGGATAAGAAATTTTTAGTGCGGTCTCCTCTAAAAGACTATTTGGAGAAACTTCCCAAAAACAAGTTTTACAGGGCCCACAAGTCATATATTGTCAACGTTGATCACATAGATGCCATTAATTCTAAGGATATCATGATCAATAATACGTTGATTCCCATCTCCAAAGATTTTAAGGAATTTATCATTTCAGCAATGAATTCTTAA
- a CDS encoding o-succinylbenzoate synthase: MKASFKKHILHFKRPGGTSRGVLREKETWFIILNDGQKVGIGECAMFKGLSVDDVPNYEEKLKWVCSEIDLGMEVLRRELQEYPSIQFGLEQAFRSLRAENPFCLFPSDFTDGNAPIPINGLIWMGDRKFMEEQLKDRLADGFTCLKLKIGAIDFETEIEILKGIRDLYSAEEVEIRVDANGAFSKNNVFQKLERLAELDIHSIEQPIKPGQTELMRDLCVEGILDIALDEELIGIFTETKKKELLHIIKPDYIILKPSLVGGFHGSMEWITFAEELGVKWWVTSALESNIGLNAIAQWTFSLHSPLPQGLGTGSLFTNNIDSPLEVSKGHLWYQNEKAWSTNLI, translated from the coding sequence ATGAAAGCTTCTTTTAAAAAACACATACTCCATTTTAAAAGACCTGGCGGAACCTCCAGAGGGGTTTTGAGGGAAAAAGAAACATGGTTTATCATCCTTAACGACGGACAGAAGGTGGGAATAGGTGAATGTGCCATGTTCAAGGGCCTGAGCGTTGACGATGTTCCTAACTACGAAGAGAAATTAAAATGGGTCTGTTCAGAAATAGACTTGGGTATGGAGGTACTTCGCCGTGAGTTGCAGGAATATCCCAGTATTCAATTTGGACTGGAACAGGCGTTCCGATCTCTGCGTGCTGAAAATCCATTCTGTCTTTTTCCTTCTGATTTTACAGATGGGAATGCACCGATACCAATAAATGGCCTTATCTGGATGGGGGATAGGAAGTTCATGGAAGAACAACTCAAAGATCGTCTGGCCGATGGCTTTACTTGCCTGAAGCTCAAAATAGGAGCGATCGATTTTGAAACAGAAATCGAAATCCTTAAAGGTATACGTGATCTGTACAGCGCTGAAGAGGTTGAAATCAGGGTAGATGCAAACGGTGCCTTTAGTAAAAATAATGTTTTTCAAAAACTGGAGAGACTGGCTGAGCTTGACATTCATAGCATTGAACAGCCCATAAAGCCAGGTCAGACCGAACTTATGAGGGACTTATGCGTTGAAGGAATATTGGATATTGCGCTGGATGAAGAATTGATAGGAATTTTCACTGAAACAAAAAAGAAAGAATTACTACACATAATTAAGCCGGATTACATTATTTTAAAACCCAGTCTGGTTGGTGGATTTCACGGAAGCATGGAATGGATTACCTTCGCCGAGGAATTAGGAGTGAAGTGGTGGGTAACCAGTGCTTTGGAAAGCAATATCGGGCTGAATGCCATAGCACAATGGACATTTTCGCTCCATAGCCCATTGCCTCAGGGACTAGGCACAGGCAGCTTGTTCACTAATAATATAGATAGTCCGCTTGAGGTAAGTAAAGGCCATCTCTGGTACCAAAATGAAAAGGCTTGGTCAACGAATTTAATCTGA
- a CDS encoding sensor histidine kinase, whose protein sequence is MAKKLGIILYFYFAFAALSGFAQDLDPLDNDALLKFQNAESVSDRFSFFFETVNRYNTNSAYDWLDAVERYIKSAENGGDSLAVKKYKLIQSQIYFDLGDYDRSVAVATKIYSEKHKLDKPAKELLLNILDDNYSRLELYDKQVEIRKKKRELGFKNNISFYDIYSNLGFHRQAMKDYIMDNKNEFEDNDYYGRAIYHNSIGNFLLLDKTTSTALTNFSKAKGLIDVYHNDMSVVKTESDIINANLLKGIIEGNIGKCYLQMGQFEEAIPYLETSISIIEENNIGRTSTEVNENVLALAECHLRLNRLNIAKDYLDIDLELTKPSQIIKKNRLYAVYYDRIGDFKNQAMYLKENVRIRDSLEINQSSIKTQQIATIIAEENLEDSRRQISLQKLEMEQTRSDMAAMDERTNLVFISLIFTLLGFAGLVFAYLKSIKNQRLIAEQKHIIENALVEKDSLLKEIHHRVKNNLQMVSSLLSLQTKNTRSKAAIEALEEGKSRVKAMALIHQKLYQNDDLSVIEMQGYIESLVNSVQSVFKKGGHSINITIDAEGVELDIDRAIPFGLILNELVSNSFKYAFPEDKNNGKIYIHLRKNGDQGYFEYTDNGIGLPDDSEERANSSMGIRLMNRLVNQLQSNLNIDKTTEGVRFWFNFK, encoded by the coding sequence ATGGCAAAAAAGCTTGGCATCATTTTATACTTTTATTTCGCTTTTGCGGCTTTATCCGGCTTTGCACAGGATTTAGACCCATTAGATAACGATGCTTTGCTCAAATTCCAGAATGCGGAGTCCGTTTCGGATAGGTTCAGTTTCTTTTTTGAGACAGTGAACAGATACAATACGAATTCGGCCTACGACTGGTTGGATGCTGTGGAAAGATACATTAAAAGTGCCGAGAACGGTGGCGATTCTCTGGCCGTTAAAAAGTACAAACTCATTCAATCTCAAATTTATTTTGACCTGGGAGACTACGATCGGAGTGTAGCTGTCGCAACAAAGATCTACAGTGAAAAACACAAATTAGACAAGCCTGCCAAAGAATTATTGCTCAATATTTTAGACGATAACTATTCCCGACTCGAACTCTACGACAAACAGGTAGAAATACGCAAGAAAAAAAGAGAATTAGGCTTTAAAAACAATATTTCCTTTTACGACATCTATTCCAATTTAGGTTTTCACAGACAGGCCATGAAAGATTATATCATGGACAATAAGAATGAATTTGAGGATAACGATTATTACGGCCGCGCGATATATCATAATTCCATAGGAAATTTTCTGCTGCTCGATAAAACAACTTCCACCGCTCTTACCAATTTTTCCAAGGCCAAAGGATTAATCGATGTGTACCACAACGATATGAGCGTTGTAAAAACCGAGAGTGACATCATCAATGCAAATCTGCTCAAAGGAATCATCGAAGGAAATATTGGGAAGTGTTATCTGCAAATGGGCCAGTTCGAGGAGGCCATTCCTTATCTCGAAACCAGTATATCAATTATTGAGGAAAACAATATAGGACGTACCTCTACAGAGGTAAATGAAAATGTACTCGCCCTTGCCGAATGCCATCTCAGATTGAACAGGCTAAATATCGCAAAGGATTATCTGGATATCGACCTGGAGTTAACGAAACCCAGTCAGATTATCAAAAAGAACCGCTTATACGCGGTATACTACGACCGGATAGGCGATTTTAAGAACCAGGCGATGTATTTGAAAGAGAACGTGAGGATACGGGATTCTCTCGAAATAAATCAATCCTCAATAAAAACGCAGCAGATTGCTACAATAATCGCGGAAGAAAATCTGGAAGATTCGAGAAGACAGATCAGTCTTCAGAAACTCGAAATGGAACAGACGCGCAGCGATATGGCGGCTATGGATGAAAGGACAAATTTAGTCTTTATCTCTCTGATTTTTACTCTTTTGGGTTTTGCCGGATTGGTATTTGCCTATCTGAAAAGTATAAAGAATCAAAGGCTGATCGCAGAGCAAAAACACATAATTGAGAATGCCCTGGTGGAAAAGGATTCCTTGCTGAAAGAAATTCATCACCGCGTTAAGAATAACCTGCAAATGGTTTCAAGCCTGTTGAGTCTGCAGACAAAAAATACCCGGAGCAAGGCAGCGATAGAAGCCCTGGAAGAAGGAAAGAGCAGGGTGAAAGCAATGGCGCTTATTCATCAAAAACTCTATCAGAACGACGATCTGTCCGTCATCGAAATGCAGGGATATATTGAAAGCCTGGTAAATAGCGTCCAATCGGTTTTTAAGAAAGGTGGTCACAGTATTAATATCACCATAGACGCAGAGGGGGTTGAACTCGACATCGACCGTGCCATACCCTTTGGCCTGATCCTGAACGAACTGGTCTCTAACTCTTTTAAATACGCCTTTCCTGAAGATAAGAACAACGGTAAAATTTACATACACCTCAGAAAAAATGGAGATCAGGGCTATTTTGAATACACCGATAACGGGATAGGCTTACCCGATGATTCTGAAGAGCGAGCCAATTCGTCTATGGGTATACGTTTGATGAACCGACTCGTAAATCAGTTGCAGTCCAACTTAAATATTGATAAAACCACAGAAGGAGTTCGATTTTGGTTCAATTTTAAATAA